One Castanea sativa cultivar Marrone di Chiusa Pesio chromosome 4, ASM4071231v1 DNA window includes the following coding sequences:
- the LOC142632110 gene encoding uncharacterized protein LOC142632110 produces MGVDYYNILKVNRNASEDDLKKAYKRLAMIWHPDKNPINKSEAEAKFKRISEAYDVLSDPQKRQIYDLYGEEALKSGQIPPPQPSSSSSSASSATSRVHHHHFYNRQHHHNPTSFRFNPRDAEDIYAEIFGSENNGGGGSGGAGVRGFGKDGFFRGANGSDFGGSPSSSSGSRKAAPLESVLPCSLEELYKGSKKKMRISRNVYDTTGKFRTLEEILTVEIKPGWKKGTKITFPEKGNQEPGIIPADVVFVVDEKPHALYKRDGNDLVVNQEITLLEALTGKTIDLTTLDGRNLVIPLTNIIKPGEEVVVPNEGMPISKEAGRKGNMRVKFDVKYPSRLTAEQKSDLKRVLGGTS; encoded by the exons atgggggTGGACTATTACAACATTCTTAAAGTGAATCGAAACGCAAGCGAGGACGATTTGAAGAAAGCGTACAAGAGACTAGCTATGATATGGCACCCAGACAAGAACCCCATCAACAAATCCGAAGCTGAAGCCAAATTCAAGCGTATATCCGAAGCTTACGATGTTCTCAGCGACCCCCAGAAGCGTCAGATCTACGATCTCTACGGTGAGGAAGCTCTCAAGTCCGGTCAAATCCCGCCACCccaaccttcttcttcttcttcttctgcgtCTTCTGCGACCTCGCGTGTCCATCACCACCATTTTTACAATCGCCAGCACCACCACAATCCGACGTCGTTTCGGTTCAACCCGCGTGATGCGGAGGATATTTATGCTGAGATTTTTGGATCCGAGAATAATGGCGGTGGAGGAAGTGGCGGAGCTGGGGTGAGGGGTTTTGGTAAAGATGGGTTCTTCAGGGGTGCGAACGGGTCGGACTTTGGTGGGtcgccttcttcttcttcgggTTCGAGGAAAGCAGCTCCGCTTGAGAGCGTGTTGCCTTGTAGCTTGGAGGAGCTTTATAAAGGTTctaagaagaagatgaggatcTCTAGGAATGTCTATGATACTACTgg TAAATTTCGGACTCTGGAGGAGATATTGACCGTTGAGATAAAACCTGGTTGGAAGAAGGGCACCAAGATCACATTCCCTGAGAAGGGTAACCAGGAGCCTGGTATCATTCCTGCAGATGTTGTTTTCGTGGTAGATGAGAAGCCACATGCTCTTTATAAGAGGGATGGTAATGATCTGGTAGTCAACCAGGAGATAACACTGCTAGAGGCCCTCACAGGGAAGACCATTGACCTAACCACCCTGGATGGAAGGAATCTCGTGATCCCACTGACAAATATCATCAAACCGGGAGAAGAGGTGGTTGTCCCGAATGAGGGTATGCCAATCTCAAAAGAAGCGGGAAGGAAGGGGAATATGAGAGTTAAATTTGATGTCAAATACCCTTCAAGGCTTACAGCAGAACAGAAATCTGATTTAAAAAGAGTTCTTGGAGGAACTTCATAA